A window of Taeniopygia guttata chromosome 14, bTaeGut7.mat, whole genome shotgun sequence contains these coding sequences:
- the TMEM184A gene encoding transmembrane protein 184A, translating into MSNATRAVPSPVAPGTLGPGTSAGLASAPPFSAVALLTAPHNNSQDEQQLFLTTTAAQAISGIFVWSALILTFHQIYTHLRNYTIPKEQRYIIRILFIVPVNAFDSWLSLLLLGSHQYYVYFDSVRDCYEAFVIYSFLSLCFEYLGGESTIMTEIRGKPIASSCFYGTCCLQGMSYSIGFLRFCKQATLQFCIVKPLMAIVTIILQAFGKYHDGDFNVHSGYLYITIIYNFSVSLALYALFLFYFATMDLLRPFEPVLKFITIKAVIFLSFWQGTLLAILEKCGVIPEVQIIDGKEVGAGTVAAGYQNFIICIEMFFASIALRYAFTCHVYREKKENSTANLAPMQSISSGLKETISPQDIVQDAIHNFSPAYQQYTQQSMQEAERKAPGENGHVATKIDGQSSRKSKNIEKRMLILSDEEL; encoded by the exons aTGAGTAATGCCACACGTGCTGTGCCCTCTCCCGTGGCACCTGGCACGCTGGGACCTGGCACATCAGCCGGGCTGGCCTCAGCCCCACCATTCTCAGCTGTTGCCCTGCTTACGGCTCCCCACAACAACTCCCAGGAcgagcagcagcttttcctgaCCACGACAGCAGCGCAGGCCATCTCTGGCATCTTCGTGTGGTCAGCACTCATCCTCACCTTCCACCAG ATCTACACACACCTGAGGAACTACACCATCCCCAAGGAGCAGCGCTACATCATCCGCATCCTCTTCATCGTGCCCGTCAATGCCTTTGACTCCTGgctcagcctcctcctcctcggcaGCCACCAGTACTACGTCTACTTCGACTCGGTGCGTGACTGCTATGAAG CTTTTGTGATTTACAGCTTCCTGAGCCTGTGCTTCGAGTACCTTGGAGGGGAGAGCACCATCATGACAGAGATCCGAGGGAAGCCCATTGC GTCCAGCTGCTTTTACGGGACCTGCTGCCTTCAGGGTATGTCCTACTCCATCGGGTTCCTGCGCTTCTGCAAGCAG GCCACGCTGCAGTTCTGCATTGTGAAACCCCTCATGGCAATCGTCACCATCATCCTGCAGGCATTCGGGAAGTACCACGATGGAGACTTCAA TGTCCACAGTGGATACCTCTACATCACCATCATCTACAACTTCTCTGTCAGCCTGGCTCTTTACGCCCTTTTCCTCTTCTACTTCGCCACCATGGACTTGCTGCGCCCGTTTGAGCCGGTCCTCAAGTTCATCACCATCAAGGCCGTCATCTTCCTCTCCTTCTGGCAAG ggacactgctggcaaTCCTGGAGAAATGTGGGGTGATCCCTGAAGTTCAGATCATCGATGGGAAGGAGGTGGGGGCTGGGACAGTGGCTGCTGGCTACCAGAACTTCATCATCTGCATTGAAATGTTCTTCGCTTCCATTGCCCTGCGCTACGCATTCACCTGCCACGTGTacagggagaagaaagaaaactcaacag CAAACCTCGCCCCGATGCAGAGCATCTCGAGTGGGCTGAAGGAGACCATCAGCCCCCAGGACATTGTGCAGGATGCCATCCACAACTTCTCGCCCGCGTACCAGCAGTACACCCAGCAGTCCATGCAGGAGGCAGAGCGCAAAGCACCGGGGGAGAACGGGCACGTGGCCACCAAGATAGACggacagagcagcaggaagagcaaaAACATTGAAAAGAGAATGCTAATCCTGTCAGATGAGGAGCTGTAG
- the PSMG3 gene encoding proteasome assembly chaperone 3 (The RefSeq protein has 1 substitution compared to this genomic sequence): MGTIVYLDPNIIGDDVGRPSLTTKVLLGKDEPLVHVCAKNLVAFVSQEAGNKPVLLAMALKDKTMEGIQALREVIRSCQVW; encoded by the exons ATGGGCACCATCGTCTACGTGGACCCCAACATCATCGGCGACGACGTGGGCAGGCCCTCGCTCACCACGAAGGTGCTGCTGGGCAAGGATGAG CCCCTTGTTCATGTTTGTGCCAAAAACCTGGTGGCGTTCGTGTCGCAGGAAGCTGGGAACAAACCTGTTCTCCTCGCCATGGCTTTAAAGGACAAAACCATGGAAGGAATACAGGCTCTACGAGAAGTGATCCGGAGCTGCCAAGTGTGGTGA
- the PSMG3 gene encoding proteasome assembly chaperone 3 isoform X1 — translation MEAGPIVTSKQREEVVHGVPTEVVCTAFSNSVLVVVTQYGKMGTIVYVDPNIIGDDVGRPSLTTKVLLGKDEPLVHVCAKNLVAFVSQEAGNKPVLLAMALKDKTMEGIQALREVIRSCQVW, via the exons ATGGAAGCGGGTCCCATCGTGACGTCCAAGCAGCGGGAGGAGGTGGTGCACGGGGTGCCCACGGAGGTGGTGTGCACGGCCTTCTCCAACTCCGTCCTCGTGGTGGTCACACAGTACGGCAAGATGGGCACCATCGTCTACGTGGACCCCAACATCATCGGCGACGACGTGGGCAGGCCCTCGCTCACCACGAAGGTGCTGCTGGGCAAGGATGAG CCCCTTGTTCATGTTTGTGCCAAAAACCTGGTGGCGTTCGTGTCGCAGGAAGCTGGGAACAAACCTGTTCTCCTCGCCATGGCTTTAAAGGACAAAACCATGGAAGGAATACAGGCTCTACGAGAAGTGATCCGGAGCTGCCAAGTGTGGTGA
- the PSMG3 gene encoding proteasome assembly chaperone 3 isoform X3, producing MGRERKRKALLPPRRGGPGRRAAVRRGAMEAGPIVTSKQREEVVHGVPTEVVCTAFSNSVLVVVTQYGKMGTIVYVDPNIIGDDVGRPSLTTKVLLGKDEPLVHVCAKNLVAFVSQEAGNKPVLLAMALKDKTMEGIQALREVIRSCQVW from the exons atgggaagggaaaggaaaagaaaggcgCTGCTTCCGCCACGGCGGGGCGGGCCTGGGCGGAGAGCGGCGGTGCGGCGGGGCG CGATGGAAGCGGGTCCCATCGTGACGTCCAAGCAGCGGGAGGAGGTGGTGCACGGGGTGCCCACGGAGGTGGTGTGCACGGCCTTCTCCAACTCCGTCCTCGTGGTGGTCACACAGTACGGCAAGATGGGCACCATCGTCTACGTGGACCCCAACATCATCGGCGACGACGTGGGCAGGCCCTCGCTCACCACGAAGGTGCTGCTGGGCAAGGATGAG CCCCTTGTTCATGTTTGTGCCAAAAACCTGGTGGCGTTCGTGTCGCAGGAAGCTGGGAACAAACCTGTTCTCCTCGCCATGGCTTTAAAGGACAAAACCATGGAAGGAATACAGGCTCTACGAGAAGTGATCCGGAGCTGCCAAGTGTGGTGA
- the PSMG3 gene encoding proteasome assembly chaperone 3 isoform X2: protein MEAGPIVTSKQREEVVHGVPTEVVCTAFSNSVLVVVTQYGKMGTIVYVDPNIIGDDVGRPSLTTKVLLGKDEVSPLFMFVPKTWWRSCRRKLGTNLFSSPWL, encoded by the exons ATGGAAGCGGGTCCCATCGTGACGTCCAAGCAGCGGGAGGAGGTGGTGCACGGGGTGCCCACGGAGGTGGTGTGCACGGCCTTCTCCAACTCCGTCCTCGTGGTGGTCACACAGTACGGCAAGATGGGCACCATCGTCTACGTGGACCCCAACATCATCGGCGACGACGTGGGCAGGCCCTCGCTCACCACGAAGGTGCTGCTGGGCAAGGATGAGGTGAG CCCCTTGTTCATGTTTGTGCCAAAAACCTGGTGGCGTTCGTGTCGCAGGAAGCTGGGAACAAACCTGTTCTCCTCGCCATGGCTTTAA